A window of the Dyadobacter pollutisoli genome harbors these coding sequences:
- the tnpB gene encoding IS66 family insertion sequence element accessory protein TnpB (TnpB, as the term is used for proteins encoded by IS66 family insertion elements, is considered an accessory protein, since TnpC, encoded by a neighboring gene, is a DDE family transposase.) → MLALSTSCRYFLYRSPTDMRYGIYSLAGLVRNELGFDPSSGDVFVFLGKRLNQIRLLQWDRDGFAMYIKKLEQGTFEWPKSENIAITSHQLTLLLQGVMLDSVRLRKRYQHTNQVIKISSKTA, encoded by the coding sequence ATGCTGGCCTTATCTACTAGTTGCCGGTATTTCCTATACCGGAGCCCAACAGACATGCGCTATGGAATCTACAGCCTAGCCGGACTGGTACGCAATGAACTGGGCTTTGATCCATCGAGCGGCGATGTTTTCGTTTTCTTAGGTAAACGACTTAATCAAATCCGGCTCTTGCAGTGGGATCGGGACGGGTTTGCCATGTATATCAAAAAGCTTGAACAGGGCACTTTTGAATGGCCAAAGTCAGAAAATATAGCCATCACCAGCCATCAATTGACACTTCTTTTACAGGGTGTAATGCTGGATTCCGTCCGCCTCAGAAAACGTTATCAGCACACAAATCAGGTCATAAAAATAAGCAGTAAAACCGCCTAA